Proteins from one Arsenophonus apicola genomic window:
- a CDS encoding GNAT family acetyltransferase, with amino-acid sequence MEIRTFRQDDFEEIITLWELCQLIQTDRDPEADIERKMLSGPDLFLVAEMAGEVVGTIMGGYDGYQGSAYYLAVHPEYRARGIANALISRLEKKLIAKGCPQIMFLVPEENDATICMCEKMAYEELQQENILYTKRLIDDQAFK; translated from the coding sequence ATGGAAATAAGAACCTTTCGGCAAGATGATTTTGAAGAAATCATCACACTATGGGAGCTTTGTCAGCTAATCCAAACAGATAGAGATCCTGAAGCGGATATCGAGCGCAAGATGCTATCAGGCCCAGATCTTTTTTTAGTCGCTGAAATGGCAGGTGAAGTTGTTGGTACTATCATGGGAGGATACGATGGTTATCAAGGCTCTGCTTATTATTTAGCTGTTCATCCTGAATATCGCGCTAGAGGGATTGCCAATGCATTAATTAGTCGTTTAGAAAAAAAATTAATTGCTAAGGGATGTCCACAAATTATGTTTTTAGTACCGGAAGAAAATGATGCGACCATCTGTATGTGTGAGAAAATGGCTTACGAAGAGTTGCAACAGGAAAATATTTTATATACAAAACGATTAATTGATGATCAAGCGTTTAAGTGA
- the cysZ gene encoding sulfate transporter CysZ: MINSIKSLKTANGFYYFAQGWQLVTRPGIRRFVILPLLANIILLGSAFWWLYSKLGDWIQTLLSYVPSWMQWLSYLIWPIAVISILLIFGYFFSTIANFIASPFNGWLAEKLEAELTGTPAPNSSFAVLIADIPRILAREVTKLCYYLIRVIPLLILFFIPGIAQTIAPILWFLFGAWMMAIQYCDYPFDNHKVKFDQMKLALATNRATSIQFGALVNLLTMIPIINLVIMPVAICGATAMWVDLYRLRHTSS, translated from the coding sequence TGCGAACGGTTTCTATTATTTTGCTCAAGGATGGCAGCTAGTTACTCGCCCTGGTATAAGACGTTTCGTTATCTTACCTCTATTAGCAAATATTATTTTACTTGGTAGTGCCTTTTGGTGGCTTTATAGTAAATTAGGCGACTGGATCCAAACGTTACTCTCTTATGTTCCCAGCTGGATGCAGTGGTTAAGTTATCTAATATGGCCTATTGCCGTGATCTCGATTTTGCTTATATTTGGCTACTTCTTTAGTACTATCGCCAATTTTATTGCTTCTCCTTTTAATGGCTGGCTAGCAGAAAAATTGGAAGCCGAATTAACGGGAACACCGGCACCCAATAGCAGTTTTGCGGTACTTATTGCAGATATACCGCGAATCTTAGCGCGGGAAGTAACCAAATTATGCTACTACCTTATTCGTGTTATTCCGTTGCTTATCCTATTTTTTATTCCCGGTATTGCGCAAACAATCGCCCCGATTTTATGGTTTTTATTTGGTGCTTGGATGATGGCAATTCAATATTGTGATTATCCTTTTGATAATCATAAAGTAAAATTTGATCAAATGAAGTTGGCCCTTGCTACGAATCGAGCAACCAGTATCCAGTTCGGTGCATTAGTCAATTTGTTGACCATGATCCCGATTATCAATCTGGTTATCATGCCTGTTGCAATCTGTGGTGCAACAGCAATGTGGGTTGATCTTTACCGTCTGCGCCATACCAGCTCTTAA
- the cysM gene encoding cysteine synthase CysM, protein MSYLEKFIGNTPLVKLKRLTKNWDAEIWVKLEGNNPAGSVKDRAALFMIQQAEKRGQITPGDTLIEATSGNTGIALAMIATIKGYKLKLLMPENMSIERQSVMRAYGAEIVLVSEAEGMEGARDLALRMQSRYEGKVLDQFNNHDNPLAHFMTTGPEIWCQTAGRITHFVSSMGTTGTITGVSQYLKSKSNKIEIIGLQPAEHSYIPGIRRWSQDYIPSIFKSEQVDRIFDITQIEAEQMMKKLAIDEGIFCGVSSGAAVAGALRVAKQNPGAIIVTIICDRGDRYLSTGLFD, encoded by the coding sequence GTGAGTTATTTGGAAAAATTTATTGGTAATACGCCATTAGTTAAACTTAAAAGATTGACTAAAAATTGGGATGCTGAGATTTGGGTAAAACTAGAGGGGAATAATCCTGCCGGTTCAGTCAAAGATAGAGCGGCACTTTTTATGATCCAGCAAGCAGAAAAGCGCGGTCAAATTACACCTGGTGATACCTTAATTGAAGCAACTAGTGGTAATACAGGAATTGCATTGGCAATGATAGCCACCATAAAAGGATATAAACTAAAATTATTAATGCCGGAAAATATGAGTATTGAGCGTCAGTCAGTGATGCGAGCTTATGGTGCTGAAATAGTTCTGGTAAGTGAAGCGGAAGGAATGGAAGGGGCACGTGATCTTGCATTAAGGATGCAATCTCGATATGAAGGTAAGGTACTTGATCAATTTAATAATCATGATAATCCATTAGCCCATTTTATGACGACAGGCCCTGAAATCTGGTGCCAGACGGCGGGGCGGATCACACATTTTGTCTCCAGTATGGGGACAACCGGGACAATTACCGGTGTCAGCCAATATTTAAAATCCAAATCAAATAAAATAGAAATTATTGGTTTGCAACCGGCAGAACATAGCTATATTCCAGGAATTCGGCGTTGGTCGCAAGATTATATTCCTAGTATATTCAAATCTGAACAAGTTGATAGAATATTCGATATTACTCAGATAGAAGCAGAACAAATGATGAAGAAATTAGCAATAGATGAAGGCATCTTTTGTGGTGTTAGTTCAGGCGCCGCAGTGGCAGGCGCATTGCGCGTTGCTAAACAAAATCCTGGGGCGATTATTGTGACTATTATTTGTGATAGAGGGGATCGCTATCTTTCTACCGGGTTATTTGATTGA
- the ptsH gene encoding phosphocarrier protein Hpr, with product MFQQEVTITAPNGLHTRPAAQFVKEAKSFSSEITLTYNGKSASAKSLFKLQTLGLTQGTVVTISAEGEDEQKAVEHLVKLMAELE from the coding sequence ATGTTCCAACAAGAAGTCACCATCACAGCACCTAATGGTCTTCACACTCGCCCGGCGGCTCAATTTGTCAAAGAGGCAAAAAGTTTTTCTTCTGAAATAACACTTACCTATAATGGCAAATCGGCTAGCGCAAAAAGCCTATTTAAACTGCAAACACTCGGATTGACTCAGGGAACTGTTGTCACTATTTCTGCCGAAGGTGAAGATGAGCAGAAAGCAGTAGAACATCTGGTTAAGCTGATGGCTGAATTGGAGTAA
- the crr gene encoding PTS glucose transporter subunit IIA: MGLFDKLKSLVSDDKNSTGNIDIIAPISGEIVNIEDVPDVVFAEKIVGDGIAIKPTGNKIVAPVDGTIGKIFETNHAFSIESDNGIELFVHFGIDTVELKGEGFTRLAEEGQKVQKGDLVLELDLPLLEEKAKSTLTPVVISNMDEIKELTKLTGSVVVGETVIMQIKK, encoded by the coding sequence ATGGGTCTGTTTGACAAACTCAAATCACTGGTTTCAGATGATAAAAATAGCACCGGTAATATTGATATTATTGCCCCAATTTCAGGTGAAATTGTTAATATAGAAGATGTTCCAGATGTTGTTTTTGCCGAGAAAATTGTTGGTGATGGTATTGCTATTAAGCCTACTGGTAACAAAATTGTTGCTCCAGTTGATGGGACGATTGGTAAAATATTTGAAACTAACCATGCATTTTCTATTGAATCAGATAATGGTATTGAGCTATTTGTCCATTTTGGTATTGATACAGTTGAGTTAAAGGGTGAAGGATTTACTCGCCTAGCAGAGGAAGGGCAAAAAGTTCAAAAAGGCGATTTAGTGCTTGAACTTGATCTTCCTCTATTAGAAGAAAAAGCAAAATCGACATTAACACCCGTGGTGATTTCTAATATGGATGAAATAAAAGAGCTAACTAAACTAACTGGCTCTGTCGTTGTAGGTGAAACCGTTATTATGCAGATCAAAAAATAA
- a CDS encoding DUF1131 family protein, whose product MSLIVLLANSGPKNLVPSNDILANWKVSSIIWSAQ is encoded by the coding sequence ATGTCACTTATCGTTTTACTGGCAAATAGTGGGCCTAAAAATTTAGTGCCATCAAATGATATTTTAGCTAACTGGAAAGTTAGTAGTATTATTTGGTCTGCACAATAA
- the tnpA gene encoding IS200/IS605 family transposase — protein sequence MQKYKINRSRHAAFLLHVHLVFVTKYRKKVLSGLHYKAFHQYAGEVCRDFGADLKESNGESDHVHMLIEYPPTVQLSVLVNSLKAVTSRRLRNEFLDLRGAYGKPVLWSRSYFAGSCGGAPLEVVKQYIQNQRG from the coding sequence ATGCAAAAATATAAAATCAACCGTTCAAGACATGCAGCGTTTCTTTTACATGTTCACCTTGTCTTTGTGACTAAGTACCGAAAGAAAGTACTCAGTGGCTTGCACTACAAAGCATTTCATCAGTATGCAGGTGAAGTGTGTCGCGACTTTGGGGCTGATTTAAAGGAAAGTAACGGAGAGTCCGATCACGTTCATATGCTGATCGAGTACCCGCCCACAGTGCAGTTGTCAGTACTAGTAAACTCGCTGAAAGCGGTAACGTCTCGTCGTCTGCGTAATGAGTTTCTAGACTTGCGTGGGGCTTACGGCAAGCCAGTGTTGTGGTCTCGATCATACTTTGCAGGTTCGTGCGGGGGAGCACCGCTGGAAGTTGTTAAGCAATACATTCAAAATCAGCGTGGCTGA
- the ptsI gene encoding phosphoenolpyruvate-protein phosphotransferase PtsI, translating to MISGISVSPGIAFGKALILKEAPIVVNQKKISDDQIDSEINRFIAGRVKAIEQLKTIKKTAEKNLGEEKAEIFEGHIMLLEDEELEQEILSFIKKEHKTADAAAQKVIEEQATALEELDDEYLKERAADVRDIGKRLLKNILGLPIVDLGSITEEVILVAADLTPSETAQLNLQKVLGFITDLGGRTSHTSIMARSLEIPAIVGTSNATKNIQQSDYIILDAINNHIYQNPSDSEIDKLKQIKEEYLREKSELAKLKDLPAITLDGHQVEVCANIGTVRDVEGAERNGAEGVGLYRTEFLFMDRNNLPSEEEQFQAYKAVAEAMDPQAIIIRTMDIGGDKDLPYMNLPKEENPFLGWRAIRISLDRKEILHAQLRAILRASAFGKLRIMFPMVISVEEIRTLKEELAILKKQLTEEKHAFDQSIEVGIMIETPAAAVIAHHLAKEVDFFSIGTNDLTQYTLAVDRGNDLISHLYNPMSPSVLKLIKQVIDASHSEGKWTGMCGELAGDERATLLLLGMGLDEFSMSAISIPSIKKIIRNANFKDAKTLAEQALNQPTAKELMDLVETFIKEKTLC from the coding sequence ATGATTTCAGGAATTTCAGTATCACCAGGTATCGCCTTCGGCAAGGCACTAATTCTTAAAGAAGCGCCAATTGTTGTCAATCAAAAGAAAATTTCTGATGACCAAATTGACAGTGAAATTAACCGCTTTATTGCTGGACGCGTAAAAGCAATAGAACAATTAAAAACGATAAAAAAGACCGCAGAAAAAAATCTTGGTGAAGAAAAAGCGGAAATATTTGAAGGTCATATAATGCTGCTTGAAGATGAAGAACTTGAGCAGGAAATTCTTTCTTTCATAAAAAAAGAGCACAAAACTGCAGATGCTGCAGCGCAAAAAGTGATTGAAGAACAGGCCACAGCATTAGAAGAATTAGATGACGAATACCTCAAAGAGCGTGCCGCTGATGTCAGAGATATTGGTAAACGCCTGCTAAAAAATATTCTCGGATTGCCTATTGTTGATCTTGGTTCAATTACAGAAGAAGTCATTTTGGTTGCAGCTGATCTTACCCCGTCTGAAACAGCACAATTAAACTTGCAGAAAGTGCTTGGCTTTATTACCGATTTAGGCGGACGCACGTCTCATACTTCAATTATGGCCCGATCGCTGGAAATTCCGGCTATTGTTGGCACCAGCAATGCAACCAAGAATATCCAACAAAGTGATTATATTATTTTAGATGCTATCAATAATCATATTTATCAAAATCCATCTGATAGCGAGATTGACAAGCTTAAACAAATTAAAGAAGAATATTTACGTGAAAAAAGCGAGCTCGCAAAATTGAAAGATTTGCCAGCAATAACTTTAGATGGTCATCAAGTTGAAGTTTGTGCAAATATTGGTACTGTACGTGATGTAGAAGGTGCGGAGCGTAATGGCGCTGAAGGTGTAGGATTATATCGTACTGAATTTCTGTTTATGGATCGCAATAATCTTCCTAGCGAAGAAGAACAATTTCAGGCTTATAAAGCAGTCGCAGAAGCGATGGATCCACAAGCTATTATTATTCGTACCATGGATATTGGTGGAGATAAAGATCTTCCTTATATGAACCTACCGAAAGAAGAGAATCCCTTTCTTGGCTGGCGAGCAATTCGTATTTCCCTTGACCGCAAGGAAATCCTTCATGCTCAATTACGTGCTATTTTAAGAGCCTCTGCCTTCGGTAAGCTACGTATTATGTTTCCTATGGTCATTTCTGTAGAAGAAATTCGTACCTTGAAAGAAGAATTAGCAATACTTAAAAAACAGTTAACCGAGGAAAAGCACGCTTTCGATCAATCGATTGAAGTTGGAATAATGATTGAAACACCAGCAGCTGCCGTTATTGCTCATCATTTAGCAAAAGAAGTTGATTTTTTCAGTATCGGAACCAATGATCTAACACAGTATACCTTAGCCGTTGATCGCGGAAATGATCTGATTTCTCATCTTTATAATCCAATGTCTCCTTCCGTATTGAAACTTATTAAACAAGTTATTGATGCTTCTCATTCAGAAGGTAAATGGACAGGCATGTGTGGTGAGCTTGCTGGTGATGAACGTGCTACACTATTATTACTTGGTATGGGATTAGATGAGTTTAGTATGAGTGCAATCTCAATCCCAAGTATTAAAAAAATTATCCGAAATGCAAATTTCAAAGATGCAAAAACATTAGCAGAACAAGCTCTTAATCAACCGACAGCGAAGGAATTGATGGATTTGGTTGAAACATTTATTAAAGAAAAAACACTTTGCTAA
- a CDS encoding DUF1131 family protein, protein MPQLFGNSRLNWLKVSFLTSLFSLTGCSSISWSNLYPMNWFASSVKISATGMGQINKMTPMKEQIIAAALDNRYHFRSGMQTEQGQLISLFQGIKNDQEKIVIYGVEKGEVKRIEIMDEDIKTVWETQIGTAFSQIYQNAVQGSCYPEPDQTNMLTINCVSPQSTYVTYRFTGK, encoded by the coding sequence ATGCCACAACTTTTTGGGAACAGCCGATTAAATTGGTTAAAAGTGTCATTTCTAACGAGCTTATTTTCACTTACAGGATGTAGTAGTATTTCATGGTCAAATTTATATCCAATGAATTGGTTTGCTAGTTCAGTTAAAATTTCTGCTACCGGCATGGGTCAGATTAATAAAATGACCCCGATGAAAGAGCAGATTATTGCAGCAGCATTAGATAACCGATACCATTTTCGTTCTGGCATGCAAACTGAGCAAGGGCAGTTAATATCTCTTTTTCAAGGTATAAAAAATGATCAAGAAAAAATAGTCATTTATGGTGTTGAAAAGGGGGAAGTTAAGCGAATTGAAATTATGGATGAAGATATAAAAACTGTGTGGGAGACACAAATAGGCACAGCATTTTCACAAATCTACCAAAATGCAGTGCAAGGTAGTTGTTACCCTGAGCCAGATCAAACTAATATGTTAACCATCAATTGTGTTTCTCCCCAATCTACCTATGTCACTTATCGTTTTACTGGCAAATAG
- the cysK gene encoding cysteine synthase A, with amino-acid sequence MSNIYEDNSLTIGHTPLVRLKHFGNGNLLAKIESRNPSFSVKCRIGANMIWDAEKKGLLTPKLSKLATNKTLIEPTSGNTGIALAYVAAARGYKLTLTMPETMSLERRKLLKALGANLVLTEGAKGMKGAIEKAIEIVAGAPDQYLLLQQFNNPANPGIHQKTTGPEIWQDTDGQIAAVVAGVGTGGTITGIGRYLKKTAGGEAIKMIAVEPAASPVISQTLAGKEIKPGPHKIQGIGAGFIPDNLDLSLIDGVFAISDDEAIQTAQLIMQKEGILAGISSGAAVAAAVKLAAKPEFQNKNIVVILPSSGERYLSTDLFSAAQPR; translated from the coding sequence ATGAGTAACATCTATGAAGATAACTCACTAACTATTGGTCATACTCCATTAGTTCGTTTGAAACACTTTGGTAACGGAAATTTGTTAGCAAAAATCGAATCACGTAATCCGAGTTTTAGCGTAAAATGCCGTATTGGCGCAAATATGATTTGGGATGCAGAAAAAAAGGGACTGTTAACCCCTAAACTATCCAAATTAGCAACCAATAAAACTTTAATCGAGCCGACTAGTGGCAATACCGGGATTGCCCTAGCTTACGTAGCCGCTGCACGCGGATATAAGCTTACCTTGACTATGCCTGAAACAATGAGCCTTGAGCGGCGTAAATTATTAAAAGCGCTTGGTGCTAATCTAGTCTTAACTGAAGGTGCTAAGGGCATGAAGGGCGCAATTGAAAAAGCAATCGAAATCGTTGCCGGTGCACCTGATCAATACCTTCTTTTGCAACAATTTAATAATCCAGCAAATCCTGGAATTCATCAAAAAACAACCGGACCGGAAATTTGGCAAGATACAGATGGTCAAATCGCTGCTGTCGTCGCGGGAGTTGGTACTGGTGGTACAATTACTGGCATTGGCCGTTATTTAAAAAAAACAGCAGGCGGTGAGGCCATTAAAATGATTGCTGTTGAGCCTGCCGCATCACCAGTAATAAGCCAGACATTAGCTGGTAAAGAAATAAAGCCGGGTCCACACAAAATCCAAGGCATTGGCGCTGGTTTTATTCCTGATAACCTTGATCTCTCTCTTATTGATGGTGTATTTGCTATTAGCGACGACGAAGCGATACAGACCGCTCAGTTAATTATGCAGAAAGAAGGTATTTTAGCCGGTATATCATCAGGCGCTGCGGTTGCAGCCGCGGTAAAATTAGCCGCAAAACCAGAATTTCAAAATAAGAATATTGTGGTTATTTTACCTTCTTCCGGTGAACGTTATTTGAGTACAGATTTATTTTCTGCTGCCCAACCACGCTAA